Proteins encoded in a region of the Balaenoptera ricei isolate mBalRic1 chromosome 19, mBalRic1.hap2, whole genome shotgun sequence genome:
- the LOC132353587 gene encoding liver carboxylesterase 1-like, translated as MDLMPEGGPTYMYEFQYRPSFSSAMKPKMVIGDHRDELFSVFGAPFLKDGASEEETDLSKMVMKFWANFARNGNPNGDGLPHWPVYDQKEGYLQIGITTQAAEKLKDKEVAFWNELLPKEATKQPPQLKHAEL; from the exons ATGCCGGAGGGAGGCCCCACTTACATGTATGAGTTTCAGTATCGCCCAAGCTTCTCATCAGCCATGAAACCCAAGATGGTGATAGGGGACCACAGGGATGAGCTCTTCTCAGTCTTCGGGGCTCCATTTTTGAAAG ATGGTGCCTCAGAAGAGGAGACCGATCTCAGCAAGATGGTGATGAAATTTTGGGCCAACTTTGCTCGGAACGG GAATCCCAACGGGGACGGGCTTCCCCATTGGCCAGTATATGACCAGAAAGAAGGGTACCTTCAGATTGGCATCACCACCCAGGCAGCCGAGAAGCTGAAAGACAAGGAAGTGGCTTTCTGGAACGAGCTCCTGCCCAAGGAGGCGACAAAGCAGCCACCCCAGTTAAAACATGCTGAGCTGTGA